The proteins below are encoded in one region of Neisseria bacilliformis:
- a CDS encoding NGO1151 family protein: MGDTEQRLEYLEETVETLRMQNRVLGAAFNGLLRGLPADTAQDVTEAVRQAFDDALAELEYADSARAELFHDATYTFFREKE, translated from the coding sequence ATGGGCGACACAGAGCAACGCTTGGAATATCTCGAAGAAACCGTCGAAACGCTGCGCATGCAGAACCGCGTGCTCGGCGCGGCCTTCAACGGCCTGCTGCGCGGCCTGCCCGCCGACACCGCGCAGGACGTAACCGAAGCCGTGCGCCAGGCCTTCGACGACGCGCTGGCCGAGCTGGAATACGCCGACAGCGCGCGCGCCGAGCTGTTCCACGACGCGACTTACACATTCTTCCGTGAAAAAGAGTAA
- a CDS encoding MetQ/NlpA family ABC transporter substrate-binding protein: MNAFAKLTLAAALGFGLAACGGQSGSPAASGAAGSAPAASDKTEIRFGTTPGDFADMIKDQIQPALEKQGYTVTLTEYPDYVTPNKALAENAIDINIFQHKPYLDGFKAEHKLDLVEVFQVPTAPLGIYPGKLAKLEDVKSGSTVAIPNDPSNLARALVMLNELGWIKLKDGIDPLKASRADIAENSKNIEFVEMEAANLPRSRQDVDFAIVNGNYAMSSGMKLTESLFQEPSFTYVNWSAVRTADKDAKWVKDVTDAYNTDSFKAYAHQRFAGYKYPAAWGEGAAAGAKAEAASTASAAK; this comes from the coding sequence ATGAACGCATTTGCAAAACTCACCCTCGCCGCCGCCCTCGGCTTCGGCCTTGCCGCCTGCGGCGGACAATCCGGCAGCCCTGCCGCTTCCGGCGCGGCCGGCAGCGCGCCCGCCGCCTCGGACAAAACCGAAATCCGCTTCGGCACCACCCCGGGCGACTTCGCCGACATGATCAAAGACCAAATCCAACCCGCGCTGGAAAAACAGGGCTACACCGTTACCCTTACCGAATACCCCGACTATGTTACCCCCAACAAAGCCCTGGCCGAAAACGCCATCGACATCAACATTTTCCAGCACAAACCCTATCTCGACGGCTTCAAAGCCGAACACAAGCTCGATTTGGTGGAAGTGTTCCAAGTGCCCACCGCTCCGCTGGGCATCTACCCGGGCAAACTGGCCAAACTCGAAGACGTGAAAAGCGGCAGCACCGTCGCCATCCCCAACGACCCCTCCAACCTCGCCCGCGCCCTCGTGATGCTCAACGAGCTGGGCTGGATCAAACTGAAAGACGGCATCGACCCGCTCAAAGCCTCGCGCGCCGACATCGCCGAAAACAGCAAAAACATCGAATTTGTCGAAATGGAAGCCGCCAACCTGCCGCGCAGCCGACAAGACGTTGATTTTGCGATTGTAAACGGCAACTACGCCATGAGCAGCGGCATGAAACTCACCGAATCCCTGTTCCAAGAACCCAGCTTCACCTACGTAAACTGGTCGGCCGTGCGCACCGCCGACAAAGACGCCAAATGGGTGAAAGACGTAACCGACGCCTACAACACCGACAGCTTCAAAGCCTACGCCCACCAACGCTTCGCCGGCTACAAATACCCCGCCGCCTGGGGCGAAGGCGCGGCAGCAGGCGCGAAAGCCGAAGCCGCCTCCACCGCCTCCGCAGCGAAATAA
- the scpB gene encoding SMC-Scp complex subunit ScpB produces MNDKLPPDALIEAALLTQPEPLGEKTLRQLCDPPLSQDKLIDVLGSLKARWHGRALQLAHTAEGWRFQTVPAAFERLGALQETRSPRYSRAVMETLAIIAYQQPVTRGDIEDIRGVAVSQNVMQTLLDRGWIETVGRRDTVGRPALWATTPAFLADLQLESLESLPPLTELGELVLPETAALPPAPDGEDADGDDADGTGRG; encoded by the coding sequence ATGAACGACAAACTCCCGCCCGACGCGCTCATCGAAGCCGCCCTGCTCACCCAGCCCGAACCGCTCGGCGAAAAAACCCTGCGCCAACTGTGCGACCCGCCGCTCTCGCAAGACAAACTCATCGACGTGCTCGGCAGCCTCAAAGCCCGCTGGCACGGCCGCGCCCTGCAACTGGCGCACACCGCCGAGGGCTGGCGTTTCCAAACCGTCCCCGCCGCCTTCGAGCGGCTGGGCGCGTTGCAGGAAACCCGCAGCCCGCGCTACTCCCGCGCCGTGATGGAAACCCTGGCCATCATCGCCTACCAGCAGCCGGTTACGCGCGGCGACATCGAAGACATACGCGGCGTGGCCGTGTCGCAAAACGTGATGCAGACCCTGCTCGACCGGGGCTGGATCGAAACCGTCGGTCGGCGCGACACCGTCGGCCGCCCCGCCCTATGGGCCACCACCCCCGCCTTCCTCGCCGATCTGCAGCTCGAATCCCTCGAAAGCCTGCCGCCGCTCACCGAACTGGGCGAACTCGTCCTGCCCGAAACCGCCGCCCTGCCGCCCGCGCCGGACGGGGAAGATGCGGACGGAGACGACGCGGACGGGACGGGGCGCGGATAA
- a CDS encoding glutamine--tRNA ligase/YqeY domain fusion protein produces MLHKDQFADNHFIRTLIEEDLKSGKHTAIQTRFPPEPNGYLHIGHAKSICLNFGLAYVYDGLCNLRFDDTNPEKESDEYVNSIKEDVQWLGFEWAGEPRFASNYFDQLYDYAVGLIKDGKAYVDDLTPEEMREYRGTLTEAGKNSPYRDRSIEENLDLFTRMKNGEFPDGSKTLRLKIDMASGNINMRDPVIYRIRRAHHHNTGDKWCIYPMYDYTHCISDAIEGITHSLCTLEFEAHRPLYDWVLDNIPAPHATRPRQYEFSRLELLYSITSKRKLNQLVADGHVAGWDDPRMPTISGMRRRGYTPEGLRLFAKRAGISKSENVIDMSVLEGAIREELENSAPRMIAVLNPLKVTLTNFDPDQAQSRYAPYHPNHEEMGGRELPISPTLYIEADDFAENPPKGFKRLVPGGEVRLRHSYVMRCDEVVKDADGHVVELKCSLDYDTLGKNPEGRKVKGVIHWLSAEHAVPATVRLYERLFTEPRPDAVRGADGEYLPFTDFLNPESVREIQAWVEASANDLPPESRWQFERLGYFVTDRRDHAQGKPVFNRTVTLKDTWQAKV; encoded by the coding sequence ATGCTCCACAAAGACCAATTCGCCGACAACCACTTCATCCGCACCCTTATCGAAGAAGACCTCAAAAGCGGCAAACACACCGCCATCCAAACCCGTTTCCCGCCCGAACCCAACGGCTATCTGCACATCGGCCACGCCAAATCCATCTGCCTCAATTTCGGCCTCGCCTATGTGTATGACGGCCTGTGCAACCTGCGTTTCGACGACACCAACCCCGAAAAAGAAAGCGACGAATACGTCAATTCCATCAAAGAAGACGTGCAATGGCTGGGCTTTGAATGGGCGGGCGAGCCGCGTTTCGCTTCCAACTATTTCGACCAGCTTTACGACTACGCTGTCGGCTTAATCAAAGACGGCAAAGCGTATGTCGATGATTTGACGCCCGAAGAAATGCGCGAATACCGCGGCACGCTGACCGAAGCGGGCAAAAACAGCCCTTACCGCGACCGCAGTATCGAAGAAAACCTCGACCTGTTTACACGCATGAAAAACGGCGAGTTTCCGGACGGCAGCAAAACCCTGCGCCTGAAAATCGACATGGCATCAGGCAACATCAATATGCGCGACCCCGTCATCTACCGCATCCGCCGCGCCCATCACCACAACACCGGCGACAAATGGTGCATCTACCCGATGTACGACTACACGCATTGCATTTCCGATGCCATCGAAGGCATCACGCATTCCTTGTGTACGCTCGAATTTGAAGCCCACCGCCCGCTTTACGACTGGGTGTTGGACAATATCCCTGCGCCGCACGCCACCCGCCCGCGCCAATACGAGTTTTCCCGTTTGGAGCTTTTGTATTCCATCACGTCCAAACGCAAGCTGAACCAACTGGTTGCCGACGGCCACGTTGCCGGCTGGGACGACCCGCGTATGCCGACGATTTCCGGTATGCGCCGCCGCGGCTACACGCCCGAAGGCCTGCGTCTGTTTGCCAAACGCGCCGGCATTTCCAAATCTGAAAACGTCATCGACATGAGCGTACTCGAAGGCGCCATCCGCGAAGAGCTGGAAAACTCCGCCCCGCGCATGATTGCCGTACTCAACCCGCTCAAAGTAACGCTCACCAACTTCGACCCCGACCAAGCGCAAAGCCGCTACGCGCCCTACCACCCCAACCACGAAGAAATGGGCGGACGCGAGCTGCCGATTTCGCCAACGCTCTACATCGAAGCCGACGACTTCGCCGAAAACCCGCCCAAAGGCTTCAAACGCCTCGTCCCCGGCGGCGAAGTGCGCCTGCGCCACAGCTATGTGATGCGCTGCGACGAAGTCGTCAAAGATGCAGACGGCCATGTGGTCGAACTCAAATGCAGCCTTGATTACGACACGCTGGGCAAAAACCCCGAAGGCCGCAAAGTCAAAGGCGTGATCCACTGGCTCTCCGCCGAACACGCCGTACCCGCCACCGTGCGCCTGTACGAGCGCCTGTTCACCGAACCGCGCCCCGATGCCGTGCGCGGCGCAGACGGCGAATACCTGCCCTTCACCGACTTTCTCAACCCCGAATCCGTGCGCGAAATCCAAGCCTGGGTCGAAGCCTCCGCCAACGATTTGCCGCCCGAGAGCCGCTGGCAGTTTGAACGCTTGGGCTACTTCGTTACCGACCGCCGCGACCACGCGCAAGGCAAACCCGTGTTCAACCGCACGGTAACG
- the recO gene encoding DNA repair protein RecO, translating into MSEKSQRINHEPAFLLAAAPWRESSLRLEMYSRRYGRVSLLARSARKRQSELRGVLVPFVPVSVSWYGGAETKTLHRAEWLGGWPQPQGRALLSGLYLNELVLKLTPREDAQPAVYDALAQALKSVCTETAHAAALRRFEWRLLTELGYAPDLQSDADGNPVRAGTRYLIAAEQPPQPYAGGSVPQDALTADGGILRQLHEGRFEGGESLHEALKITRLLLDFRLPEGIRARLVLQQMQQFAPPPAPTDTESAAAE; encoded by the coding sequence ATGTCCGAAAAAAGCCAAAGAATCAACCACGAACCGGCCTTCCTGCTCGCCGCCGCGCCCTGGCGCGAAAGCAGCCTGCGGCTGGAAATGTACAGCCGCCGCTACGGGCGCGTGTCGCTTTTGGCGCGCAGCGCGCGCAAACGCCAGAGCGAGCTGCGCGGCGTGCTCGTGCCCTTCGTGCCTGTCAGCGTGTCGTGGTACGGCGGCGCGGAAACCAAAACCCTGCACCGCGCCGAATGGCTGGGCGGCTGGCCGCAGCCGCAGGGCAGGGCGTTGCTCAGCGGCCTGTACCTCAACGAGCTGGTGCTCAAACTCACGCCGCGCGAAGACGCGCAGCCCGCCGTTTACGACGCGCTCGCCCAAGCCTTAAAAAGCGTCTGCACCGAAACCGCCCACGCCGCCGCCCTGCGCCGCTTCGAGTGGCGGCTGCTCACCGAGCTGGGCTACGCCCCCGATTTGCAGTCCGACGCCGACGGCAATCCCGTCCGCGCCGGCACGCGCTACCTTATTGCGGCCGAACAGCCGCCCCAGCCCTACGCCGGCGGCAGCGTCCCGCAAGACGCGCTCACCGCCGACGGCGGCATCCTGCGCCAACTGCACGAAGGCCGCTTCGAGGGCGGCGAGAGCCTGCACGAAGCCCTCAAAATCACCCGCCTGCTGCTCGACTTCCGCCTGCCCGAAGGCATCCGCGCCCGCCTCGTGTTGCAGCAGATGCAGCAGTTTGCCCCGCCGCCCGCCCCGACGGATACCGAATCCGCCGCTGCCGAATAA
- a CDS encoding basic amino acid ABC transporter substrate-binding protein has translation MNIKQWIATAAAAALLAACGGQQNQAANTPASSAPAAPQEGKVYRVAANAEFAPFEFMDTNNNVQGFDVDLINAMAKAGGFRVEFKHQPWDSLFAALGNGDVDILASAVTITDERKQSMDFSDPYYKITQVILVPQGKDIKSAEDLKKANKVGVVTGTTGDLAVGKLLGADNGKIARFENITLVTKELENGGLDAVVSDSAVVANYVKNNGNKGFTMVTVPDFPEENYGFVVRKGDTETQAALNAALKKVRESGEYDKIAEKYFAKGE, from the coding sequence ATGAACATCAAACAATGGATTGCCACCGCCGCCGCCGCCGCCCTCCTCGCCGCCTGCGGCGGGCAGCAGAACCAGGCCGCCAACACCCCCGCCTCTTCCGCCCCCGCCGCGCCGCAGGAAGGCAAGGTTTACCGCGTTGCCGCCAACGCCGAATTCGCCCCCTTTGAATTCATGGACACAAACAACAACGTGCAGGGCTTTGATGTGGATTTGATAAACGCCATGGCCAAAGCGGGCGGCTTCCGGGTGGAATTCAAACACCAGCCGTGGGACAGCCTGTTTGCCGCGCTGGGCAACGGCGATGTGGATATCCTCGCCTCCGCCGTAACCATCACCGACGAGCGCAAACAGTCGATGGACTTCTCCGACCCCTACTACAAAATCACCCAGGTCATCCTCGTGCCGCAGGGCAAAGACATCAAATCGGCCGAAGACCTGAAAAAAGCCAACAAAGTCGGCGTGGTAACCGGAACCACCGGCGATTTGGCCGTGGGCAAACTGCTGGGCGCGGACAACGGCAAAATCGCCCGTTTCGAGAACATCACCCTCGTTACCAAAGAGCTGGAAAACGGCGGCCTCGATGCGGTGGTCAGCGACAGCGCGGTGGTGGCCAACTATGTGAAAAACAACGGCAACAAAGGCTTCACCATGGTTACCGTGCCCGATTTCCCCGAAGAAAACTACGGCTTCGTCGTGCGCAAAGGCGACACCGAAACCCAAGCCGCGCTCAACGCCGCGCTGAAAAAAGTGCGCGAATCGGGCGAATACGACAAAATCGCCGAAAAATACTTTGCCAAGGGCGAATAA